The DNA region tctcctctctctatttgactatccctgccggcccctggaggatgggcttcccctttgagtctggtccctctcaaggtttcttccttctagggagtttttccttgccactgtcgcctatggcttactcactgggggctttgggtgaggatactgtaaagcgctttgagacaatgtaatgttgtgataatgcgctatataaaaataaatttgttgttgttgttgtatcaTCTTAACTGCTCAATGTCTACTGCATGACATCTGcatataattaatatttttacattttcattttatccTACTACCCCTTGGAGATTATACTGGTCACTTGTTCGGTCTATTTTGTAAAATGATGATTCTGAATTGTTTTATTGTAGCACATAATTTATTAAAGCAATTAAATCAAGCACATACCACATAATGCAAGTTAATGTATCAAGAAAATATATAAAGGTTAGTGACTGTAAAGTTCCTGGAACATTGATATCTGCCTTGCAGGGAAATATTCATTGCATGATACTgaaagcacttctctagagCACACATATTGAATTTCAGCTTTCCCCGGAATCCAGAGTTCACCTTCAGAGCCTCGAGAGGAACACGGAAAGACGACGTCTTTGTCCACGTGTCTGGGGCCAGAAGTTAGTCATCAAGGAAGATCAGGATTGATCTTGCCTGTTGCTCTGCTTGTTGTAGCAATGAATATGTCCTACATCCTACACAGTAATGGAAACACCAGAAGCTATTAacagtgggaaaaaaaatgtcttcGCACCGTTATTGAGactgcaagtttttttttttgtttttcagaaagCCAGAAAACATGACAAGTCATGTCAAGACATTTTTCCATCTTTAACACAACCTTACAGTTGACAACAATCCCatgatgattatctgctgtaaTCCAGTAATTCAAGACTCCACATTATCTTATTACGGTTGCACTGTGAATATTTGAGTTTGCTGGATAGAAGCAGGGTAGATGACACTACCCTACAGAGACTACAGAGATGATATTTGCAAGTAAATATCAGCTGATAAAGCCAGTATTTTATGCATCTAAATTTACTTTGTCCCAAATGTGATTTGTTGCACATATCTGCAATTTGGCTTGTATGTCCTAAATGTCAAATAACAGACAGACCACAAATATTAACAACATTTTCCAATTTTATTAATCAAGGTGTAGCTGCCTTActagtggttgaaacaacagTAACATAAACTGGACATTTACCATAAAAGCTGCATTAAGATATTTGTTATTAAAATAACGATCTAAATCGAAGTACTTCTGCAGACCACATAATGGTACAGCAAGCTTTTGCATAAGACCTGGAGGTCATTTCAATTAacagcatgaaaaaaaaacctaatcAGCTTTACACTTGGAAAATGCAACTAAGACATGGTGACAATACAAGTGTGAACCTTTGTAAAGATCATGATCCAGGGCAGGAGGAAGGAAGAAACGGCAGACAGGCTTATGCTGAGAATCTGGGTGTTAATCTTCCAGAGAACATTATCGGACAGTGTGCAGGACAGACTGTCAAGCGCAGGATGGGGACTGATCCCGTCACTTCAGTGGTCTTTGATCTgatcctcctcctccagcttgCGAATTTCACTCTTCAGGAAGTTGATGGTCTCTCGGCTCGCCTTCAGCTTCTCCTTCAGCTCCGTTATCTCCTGGCTTGTCTTCTTCTTTGCAGATTCCAGCTTCTCACGCGTCCTCAACTCCAGCTCAGCAACTGGAAATACCACCCAAAAGTTTGTACCTTTTATCCATTATGAGGAACATGAGCATGGCCCATCTTAGATATAAAAAAGGGTGGTGAGCAAAGACACAGCCCCTTCAGCTGCACACAAACCTGCTCACCatttacacacactcacacatacacacaatcgAGTCCCGGCCGAAACTAACAGCTTGACAAGGATTGTGAAAGTCACAATTAAGTGGTGCAACTCACACTCTGTCTCATGCTTGTAGGCACCTAATGTCAGCTGTCTGGATGTGGTCAGCAGCTGTTGCATCATAGCAGTGGGATCCTGGAAAATCTGACAACACAAAATAATATCTTAACTTCAGAGCAATGGTTACaatagttgggggggggagggtggtcaTAAAGTGATTTCCAAATCATGTGAACAAAACCTTAAAATATCCAAGTCGAACCTACATCAAAGAAgtgtttgcatttttttctccatCAAAATATCACGCATTTTGCCAATCAATAAGGAATGCATAAAAAAATCCCCCATGCTTTGGATAAGTACCAACTATCCAAAATAAACTATTCACAAAAGATAAGGTTTCACTGTAATACCCATTAAATCATGCAACTACAAGTAACCAAAATAAAAATGGGATAAAGATTAGAGATGATACCTATTGACTCTCAGGTTACTTTAGTGCTGCCAAACAATGTTGTGCTTAAATTATTGATGCATAGGATGCAAgcttgtaaaataaaaaaaaatggtggAGTTTTTAATATTTAGTCTAGGTGCTTTTACCTTAATgcaattctttaaaaaaaaaaaaaaaacacagaaaatgaaTTATGACAATTAGAATATGAGATACCACAAACTACAAAAATCTTTTAATTCCCATCGAAATGTTTACTAATTAAAATGATCTTGGTTGCTGTACAGATTCATTCCTTGAATGCTTGATCATCCGTTTTGAACAAAGTGCGCTGGGATCTAGTTTGGATCTCCCTActtatgttaaaagacattctcGGTGCTGATGCATATTGAAAAATGCCTAAACTTGGAAGACGACCTGCAGGAGGCTGTCTCCAAAATTAAACCCCAATAGGACTTGTTTTGCTCCAAGCATTGTTTCCATCCATCTCATTAGGTAAGTTTGTTTGCTAGGCCTATATATAATTGTTTATGGTTGTTAAACCAGTGATTCTCATTTTGTTTTAACATGCCAGCTCAGTCGTGACCACATATGAAGTGTAGGTCTAAATTAATGCTACGATTAAGCGCAAATACGATCACAAAATCCCTCCATGCCACCCTTCCATTCATCATAAGAACAAAGAAAGGATGCAGGACCATAAATGCTTCCACAAGTTAAAAGACAGATGTTAAGAATTTGGGGGGTTTTGTtgagcccctgagcaaggcccttagcccccagtTGCACCTGGGGCTGACTGGCCCTACTTTCTCAGTAGTATGTCACTTAAGGGAAAAAAAGTCtactaaataaatatgtatgtataattttatatatataggaCCAAAGTCAGTGCAGAAGCTCACCATCTCATCGTAGAACTCAGACACCACTGTCTTCTTTGGCATGGCACTGGAGTCAGACTGGAAAAGCTTCAAGAGGTGGTACAGGGTGACCTGGAAGATCCATTATGACCCAGCTTGGTAAGGAAAACTGGTCCACACAAAGTGgtactttaaaaacaaaaatcaataGAAATTTCAAATAGATATTACACGCTAAAACATTCACTCACCGGTCTTTCATTAGGATCAATGAAGAATATCTTGATAATAATCTCAAACTCTCCCCAGCCAGTTTCTGTGATCTCGTACGGTGGTTTTGTGACAACTGCAATGCCAACATACATTTTAAGCTGAGCTTAATTCCTTAAAGAATATCAATGCCATTTTCTATAAGGCAGCCTTAATCAAGCTATCGAGATGTCTCTGCCTTCCTAGCAATTACCTGACTACTAGTTGCCACTGAACGTAacaggtgagcagcatgtacaATTTAAGAATGCAGTGATGCTATGAGCAAGAATGGCAGGCTACCTCACCTCTTAAGGGGTTACCGTAACTTTCATGAAGTTTGAATTGGATCTTCTTTACATAAGCAGACATGTCCTGCagtgaaaataaaaaatgtcaaTCAATGAAGCTGTGAAAGAAGGAGTTTAGTTATTGTTTTGTTGTAAAGAAGAAAGAGTAGCGTTACACTCTGCAGATACATACATTCATATATACAGCAGCATACATCTGAGTCACAGACCCCTATCTTACCTCATTTCTGTAGGGTTTCACGTAGACTGTCCACTGGTGAGTGTGCCCGTCCTCCTCTCTTTTCTTCCCAAAATATCGCGCGACATTACCAAACACTATCGGCTTCACAATTGTTACTCCCTGAGAGAAAGAATTTAAGCTCGTTTAACAATTATCTAAGTGTTTAGCTAACACTATCGTTTGTGTTTTATGACAACCATATTTTGCAAAGCAAGCTCAGTAGGTATTACCACTTGTGAAGAACAAACACAAATTTTATACAAGGATTTAGTTCTAATTCTAAAGACTACTGCGTTATTTCTGACTGCCACTTAAGTAAAATATCCAGCTTTTAAGCAGTTATAATTGTAATTCAACCCGATCCAGCATGATAAACGTAAATAACACTATACATGGGCAGCTGTGAAAGACACTGGTACATAAATAAACTCGAACTTTAACATGTTTTCAGAAGAAAAAGTGTATAATCTCAACTCGCACTTACATATTCAATATCCCTCAATACTCAATTCATGCGTGTTAAACAGATATGCTGTATCATTACGATCTCAAACTATGCTGAATTTTAAGTTGTCATACAAACCTCTGATCAACCCATACGGATtcccaaacaaacaaaacgtTGTATTTGATTTTCATGactctaattaaaaaaaaataataatttgataTAAAGGCAAAAGATCGTTACCTTCACTCTCCCCCCGGAATCTGGACCAAATTCAGCCATTCTCTTAAACATAGTATAGTAAAGAAATCTTATAATCAGACGTATTTCGTCTGCTTACACGCAGACCTCAATACCACTGCGTTCGAAAATATGAAAAACGGCTGCCATTAAATTAagaaagcatctttattcagtaAATAAACCACCAGATTTTACCCGGAAGTTTGCCCCAAAAAACACTTCCGACGTGAAAACGGAAAGCGCTGCATAGTTCCTAACAACGGCTTTTGTCCTAGCGGGCAGAAAACAGATCAAATAACCTCGCAGTTTACCTCTGACAAGTGGCTAAATACGCGAAAAAATATCAAACGTATTTAAGTTTAAACCGACCtatttaattttataatttgCAATCTTATTACAATTACGAGTTTTACAACAGTCGTTCACGTGGTTACAATCGTGCATGGGCGGTTTAAGTTCTGTAAATTAAAGTTAACGTTAAATAACTGATCGTTTGTGACTTAAGTTACGTACATTTGAGACAGTCAATTAAATGTTAGGCATATATAAGGTTAATTCTGGCCATCACAAACAATGTCTATTTAATAGAAATTGTAGTCTATAATATTCAAGTCATCTTGAAAATAAATATCTGGTACCCAAATAGTTTTCCGTTATTAATTAGAATAGTACTTTATTCTCTAATAGTTCGCTTTTGTCAGTTGATACCATTCATTTTAAACTAATCTGTTACAACCCTAACTGCAGCAGACTTAATTCCGCCTAAGAGTAGCTGTCCAATAAACTGATCCGTCGAAAAAAGCGGATTATCTTTATCATTTATATAGTAGTCTAGAAACAATGTGCACAAACACCGTATTACACATTATATTGGTACATAAAAAGATAATCTTAATTGCAAAAGGCAAACTATATTAAACGTGCTTCTGTCTCAgtcgatgttttattttaagatAACTCTTTTCACTCATTTGTACAATAAAATGGAAAAAGGTGGTTTCTGTATTTAAATAAATCGCCATTATGTTTTATTATGTATTGTTTTAAAGTCTAGCTGCATAGACGTAGTTTTGAGGAGGGGGACACGCCCCCCCCCAATGCCCCTCAGTAATATCACATAATGCCTGGTTTACAAAAACCACATACGATTAACATATCTCATTACATAATTGTATatttcttttcttacagttcgTGTTTGGGGAACCCCTACCCTCCGTTAAAACGGTTTATTCTCAACTCCGGCAGGCAGACGCTCACTTCCAGACCTGCGACTAAAACACAACAGAGAGCAGTGACGAAACCTACACCCCTGTCTAGCTGAGATACAGTTCATTCAGTGCAGTTCATTATCGTacaagtcattgggaaaaaaaacttaCCAACGTCGCCCCttcgtaatatatatatatttttttattactcTGCTATTTCCCATAAGCATCATTCCCAGActgaagcccccctcccccccccgtgccCAGGGACGACCAGGTTGAgaatggaagatgaatggattttCTGTACGACTTCACGCTACATGTCGAATCCCATCCAATGAACCGTAGCGTCAATAACATATTTTAAAATGCGGACGTGACCGAAATATGCTAAATTCACACATTTCTTTGCGTACCAGTATACGTGCATAACATTTTGCAGATACCGCAAAATTCACACTGGTAACTTTAAAAGTGTCATACTTAATTGTAAATATGCCCGTTCTTATACATAAATCGTGTGCTAGCCTAAAGTATTCCTTCGACAATAGGGGTCGCCACGAAGTAATAATGAATCGATAATAAAATTCGCCCGACAAATTCCGCTTTATCCAGTGGTTAACGTGGCATTTATGTAACGTTTTAAAACACAATATTTTGAGTTTTTCGTAAATAAATGagtttaaaaacattttgacGTCAGACATTTATTAAATGTAAACAACTTAAAATACAAATTTCAGATATCATTTTAATGCCGGCTTAAATTCAGTGCAATAGATTTTATAGTTTGGAATGCATATTGTTCAGGAACGTACTCTAAGTGCACCCTAATCGAAACGCTGACCCAATACATTATTAAAAATACACCGTAAATTATCCGAGCTTAATTGCATACATAACTTCTGATTTGAAACTCCAGCTCCTAATGTTTTAAGAGTGGCACATACGATTCATTCAGTTACTTACTAATCTAACTAAAACGTTTCCAACAAAGGCACAGACGGTCCTTCATCGACACGTAGAGTACGTTTAAATTGTAAACGTGAACACAGTTCTGTGCAGTCATGTCCACGTTACCTGAATAAGGCTACTCGAAACTCGGTAGAGCTTATCTGCAGGTCTTCGGTTCTCCTCCATGCATCTCTCGTTGCAACGCAAAACTTACCTTTTACTGCACGTTAGGACACCTGAGGAGGCAAAAATATGTGGACCCGATGCAGAAAATTCGGCTAAAGCTTAAGTTATCaaagaggtaaaaaaaaacaacacaacaaaaaaaacaaaaaaaaaactttaccaACAAAATAAGTCAGTTAAACAACCAAACATAAGCAATAAGAATTAGTTCTAAAATAATCCTGTATCAAATAACGTCTTATGTCTACCATCACTAACTCCGGGGCGGTAATCCACATAGTATTCACAACAGAATAGGTTAGGGAGCTCATATTGTGGGGCAGgcatgtacaggcacccagctaCAGACCCGTGCAGTACAGAGCAGGAACTGCTAGGAAGGATAACCATGACTGTTTACAAAGCCGTCTTAGATGAAATGTTAACTTCAATTCTTGAGGGATTTAAGTCACTCACTTGAGGGAGAAATGAATGTGTCATAGTTACTATGATctcaaaactaacaaaatatgttttattgaggAAAGTCAAAAGGACAGCACAATTTTAAAAAAGTGCCAAAAACCGTTCGTAATGGGGCATACATGCCAAGTACtacatttctaaaaaaaaaaaaaagccccttGTATAACAAAATGAGCAATGTCAAGTCCTAGTTAAGAAATTTCCACAAACAAGCACATTAACTATATACAAGGAACAAACTGAGAAATGCAGTAATTTCACACTTGTGAATATTTACAAGACGGGTTTTTGCTGTACCTGATTATGGAAAATCTACATTACTTAActctgcatggtggtgcaaccAAGCCACGCATTAAGACGAACAATTTGTAAAAATGTATGTTTGATAGCACATCTCCTGTCTGTTAAGgccatagttaaaaaaaaaaatctctgaaaATTACACCAACGTATGGGGAAAAAACTGCCGTAGTTCTTGTCACGTTACTGTGGCACACTAATAATACATTGGTAACACTATTACCACGGCCTCAAGGGACTGGGAGTTGTGCTTTCAAATCACACTGGTAGGCTAACCTAGCGCAGTTCCAAGCATAGTTCCAAGTCTATTTGCCAAATTACTTAGGGTCACACCAATATACTGTTAATATTGCAGTGATTCACAATTCCAATTAAACAATGATCAAGTTATTAGCTTTTCTGCCACCAGCTAAAGTTCAGCAGGCTGGGGAAAGGGGGGGCTTATTACTAAGGAGTAACCTcagcattaaaaacacattaacCCTGTTAGGAGGATTTGAATAAGAATGGAAAATATGCACGGGGTGTTTACAACATGCACAAATGAAATATTCACCTGTGTACAAAGACCAATGCAATAATCACTGGGTGGGGGAGGAACAACCAACGGACCATTATGTAAAACTAAAATCTGTCTGTGTAAAAGGCTCCGAAAGACCATTAACCCTGCCTATTAACAGAGCATGAGAAGcattcaaaagaaaaaaaaaaaggtataaagtcaattaaaaaaaaagtacgCAGTTCATACTGTTAAACAACCTCGTACTTCACAGGTCTATGCCATGAGGCATTAAAATGGAAAATGCGAAATCGAGTAACTAACATAACTTATAAAGTTTACAACGGCACCACAGGTGAAACAGAGTCATTGCCAAGGTCATAGTCACCAGGCCAAAAGGACAAGACATCCAGCAGcttaaaaatgggggggggggggggggggggggggaccaaacaaaacagtttcACATCTTCAGTGAGGTTCCTAATGTGGTCTGTGTTAAAGGCAACCCAGAGATATGGTGAAACAAAGATTACACCACGGCACACATGGAAAACGGTGACATCTAACAAAACGTACCCTCAGATAATTCCTATTAAAATCAGGGCAATAGAGAGAGATCGTGTAGACAGGTAGCTATACAATACGCCCAAGGGGGAGAATGACCACAAACCAAGTGCATCTATAGCTAGTCACATTGGTCTAACCTATAATCACTAATTGTACAGTACCAGAGATGGTAATCCGTTACAGATTTTAAAACACTTCATTTAGTTTAAAAACCCTTGAGGCCATACAACTGGAAAGGTGGGCATCACTGACATCAAAACAGCAGCTTTTAACACAGACACCCCACTTATTATAGCTACAGGTGCCACTAATGCATAGCCCAACACAAATGGGTCAAACGTACACGCTACATACAGAGATGGGTGGTGTGTTGGATACAAAGAACAGACATTGCAGCATATTAACAAGTACCAGTCCCAGTAAATGTTTTATTACAACACTAAATCTATATTTAATAATCAAATGTTGTGACATTTACAGACAtcaacaaaagaaaaacactacgaggggaatgggggggggggggggggagagctcTATAAAATATTTCTACTGACAATATACACATTGAAGCTGTCGAAGGTTTATTTTTTATAGAATAGGCAACTTATGGAAAGCTGTACGTTTTAAATCACACaggttttataataaaaaaaagtaacaTAAAAAACATCGCATTTTGTTTACCATTCGTAAGAGTTTTACTCTACAGTTGTCTCACACAGCCATGCAGACTGCGAGCCAGTCCATCCACGTGCAGGCAGACGAAGAACGGCCGAGAGCAGTCTATTCCTGAAGCGCCCAGGCGTGACCTGCTGTCCCAATCCTCTTCCTTCAGCTGTAATGTGTCAAAACGAAGGGTGGAGTTTGGTTTGTGCAGCCCAGCAATTTACGTATTTCTATCTACACACAGAGGAGGAGAAGGGAAGCGGACACAGAACATGCAGACACCTGCTGAACCTCGGACGATACCTGTGACCTTCAGACTGAAACAGCCCAGTTACTCCGCACGGCAAACAGCACAAAAGCAGCCATACGTCATGAACATGTGACCTCTAAGAGTTGGGTATAGCTACTTTAAGCCCAGATAAATTTATGCTAAAAATCACAGGCGACACAGCTGCAGTGAAATACATCACATTTGAACAGAAATTACTAAAGACAACAAGTAGAAGAGGAGCAAAATGTTCACAGGACACAGGGGGGCACTACCAAGTCTCCGGTACCATACAGGACCACTGCCACAAGTTAAGTGGCAAGTTCAGTCAGGCCCGCTGAGGTTACCCTGATCTGGCTGCGTTCACTTTACAGGATATATCTGCACTGAACATGGAGGGAAAACACGGTGGTAACACAGCCAAGCTGAACAACTCGAGTAAAGCCCAAATGACAGTGACTGGTCAGCAAATTACTACAGCttcatttcacattttaaaatatatccaGGGGTAATCAAATTTGAAAACATTTAACAGTCAAAAAACTTTTCCCTTTGAATCAGTCAATTCATGAGAAATATGTTGATAAATTTCAGGATGTGAACATTTCTGGACTTAAAGCATCAAGAGTTTTCAAAATGAGACTATTAAAACAGGGTATTTAAATCAGCTGAAGAGCATAGCGGAGAACAGAATTGGCTGGGAGCCGACTGAGGCTGCCAAGGGGCACAAAACAGGTGAAAGGGGCTGtgtctatatatttatatatatggatatatacacatacacaccttgAAGATGTCAGTCACAGCCTCAGGAGGCCATTCTAGACATATACATGCAGCCTGGGAGACGGCACAGTTATGAATCCTTACATATTCAACATTAGTGAGAAAAGGATTGCGGTCGTGTGTCTTAAAGAACACAGGACTTAGCCAACAGGAGGTTCGACCAGCAGTACACACAATGCCTGGACACGACTCCAACTTAGACACCAGGTAAAAGGGCCCGTGTCATCAAGAACAACAGTAGGACAGAGGAACTTAGTGTTAATGTGCTGAATCTGGAACAACTGGACAGCCAAACACGAAAATACAACAGGGATGATGAAAGTGAGCAGAATCAGACCCCTCCCCAGCACCCTGACAGCCCTGCCCTTTTTGAGCTGGTGACAAGGACATCATTTACCTAGTGCAAAGTTGGAAAGAATCGAAGAAAGAAATGTTTAATGATTTCTTTTGGGCTCAGCGACTTGACATGCCgtggacccccacccccacccacagaGCCAGCACACTGCAGGCTAAATTCCCTTCATCCAAAACATCCAGCTTCAAGATTATGGATCAATGtgcacaagtttttttttttttttttttttttaattctccctGTTAAAGGGGGCTGACCTGGTTTAAGAATGCCAGTGTGCTGTGAACCACATTTAGAAATGACAAGCTAAATATATAAAAGGCCAGTACTACAATCTCGAAGTCCAGTAGATCACCTATGAACACCTAAAGACAAAGTGGAGGAATGCAGCGATTTATTCAGTGCACAAGCATTACCTGAAAGGCTAAAATGAACAGACAATAATTTAAGCTGCattaacattaaaatgtggAAAAAGGCATCCAaccaccccccatccccagaaGGCAAGCTGAAGACAGAACAGACAGAATACAGAAAAATTACTTTTCATAAGAAATTCGGAAGATTGAACCAGTTATACACATGGGGTTTTAGTGCAGTGACAGTGCCTCATGCCCTCGCTACCCAGGCTACTATACTGTCCTAGGTATCGAGCACCCAGACGTGGGACACAACCCTTGGAAAGAGTTTACAGCACTGCTTCACAGGATATGTGCATCACAGACTTTCTGGCCTAAACTTGAAAAACCACAGTGATTTTCCTTTCATTTTAAGCcatgtaaagaaaaaaaaaaactattttttttttttaaaaaaagaataaaacaaaaaacagaacattGAGTAGAACAGCagccaaatgtatttttttatatatatcaaAATTTATTCAGTGCTCACTAAAAAAAGCTGGAGATAAATTTCTTTAAGGTGGAAATGTGAAAACAGGTTATATTACCAGGTTATGTAaaatgcaggcacacacacacaaataatatATCCTACAACATATTTAACATTACTAGGCTCTCAAGGTCACCTATGAACACAATTTACCAAATACACGTCACTCCCCCACCCACATACACTCCAGAAAATCAGtgcaaatctctctgtaggACAGTGACACTGAAAACGTATAAAGGGAAAGTACTGCTGCATTACCTGCACCCTGGACACATTCAGTAAAACTGATCATAAATATTTATGCCCACAACTCTCTACATACTTCATTAACCAATTTCTTGTTCCCCGAAAGAAATTAAGTTACATGATAACCTTTAAGTACAAGATGATGAAACAGTGTAAAAGGTCAGACTGTGCCAATTTCAAAAGAGCTATTAAATGGGCAGAATCAACCAAACAGGTAACAGTACTGAAATGTACCCGCAACAAGAAACCCATCATTGTCTCTCCCCCATATGCTGCAGGGGCATCCAGGCTGGTTGTCTGGTGCctgtacacagcatgtagtaatTCACAGCTCATTCGTTTGCACAGTCAGCAGGATAAAGGGATAAGACAGTCCACACAAGCTGGCCTATACCTTTACACGAACATTGTACAGATTATGCGTGGGCATGTGCGCATGCGAGAGGTATAGGGCTACTCAATTACGGTTTCCCAGCCCGTGGCGCGCCACTACAGTCTCAGGGAGGGAGTTACCCTTCCAAGGTAAAACTGCTGATGCTGGTACTTATCtttgctgaccccccccccccccccctcgtcctcCAGGGCCGTCGTAACTGAGCAGCCCTGATACAGTACCCCCGGAATCCCTCAAAATCACCGGGCCTGCTGTGCATAAAAAGCACACAACTTTATCATGATGGCAATCAAGAGTGAATAACCACACTCAAGCTGACTGCTAGGCTGAGCCTTTTTTCCCcaaaattttaaaaagcagaaaatTTAACA from Brienomyrus brachyistius isolate T26 chromosome 1, BBRACH_0.4, whole genome shotgun sequence includes:
- the yeats4 gene encoding YEATS domain-containing protein 4; this encodes MFKRMAEFGPDSGGRVKGVTIVKPIVFGNVARYFGKKREEDGHTHQWTVYVKPYRNEDMSAYVKKIQFKLHESYGNPLRVVTKPPYEITETGWGEFEIIIKIFFIDPNERPVTLYHLLKLFQSDSSAMPKKTVVSEFYDEMIFQDPTAMMQQLLTTSRQLTLGAYKHETEFAELELRTREKLESAKKKTSQEITELKEKLKASRETINFLKSEIRKLEEEDQIKDH